Proteins encoded by one window of Maliibacterium massiliense:
- a CDS encoding helix-turn-helix domain-containing protein — MSAVKMGLTIEEAAECTGIGRNTMRKLVEWGKLPVLKVGRKTIIRRDTLERFLTVNQGRNLLKPDDVRRVE; from the coding sequence ATGAGCGCAGTCAAAATGGGACTTACCATAGAGGAAGCCGCAGAATGTACGGGTATCGGCAGGAACACCATGCGGAAGCTGGTGGAATGGGGAAAGCTGCCCGTCCTCAAAGTGGGGCGCAAGACCATTATCCGCAGGGACACGCTGGAACGGTTTCTGACGGTCAATCAGGGAAGAAATCTTCTGAAGCCCGATGATGTCCGCAGAGTGGAATGA
- a CDS encoding helix-turn-helix transcriptional regulator — MNTLKKETTFTAKQVGGRIKERRTELNITMPELGRRVGVNKSTIQRYEADGVDPKRTMVINGLAEALLTTPEWLTGLSDDKEYDTYTLCQRDIEEHIKKYLDTVSHTVKGEPRQQLLTTFLGKMVDLYTVMTYYFADAMEEVDRVAEDKGLKESLGRYAIESGAIMEQVYRKKMEVPIENMKRFLDGILHIHDEGRTKMSMGALFGIVEEAEERLSEKENSVAP, encoded by the coding sequence GTGAACACCTTGAAAAAAGAAACCACATTCACCGCAAAACAGGTCGGTGGACGGATTAAGGAACGCCGCACAGAGTTAAACATTACCATGCCGGAACTCGGCAGGCGTGTGGGCGTGAACAAATCCACCATTCAGCGGTACGAAGCGGACGGAGTTGATCCGAAGCGCACAATGGTTATCAACGGTCTTGCGGAAGCGTTGCTCACAACTCCCGAATGGCTGACAGGTCTTTCCGATGATAAGGAATATGACACCTATACTCTCTGCCAGCGGGATATTGAGGAACACATCAAGAAGTATCTGGACACAGTTTCCCATACGGTAAAGGGCGAGCCGCGCCAGCAGCTTCTCACGACATTTCTCGGCAAGATGGTTGACCTGTATACGGTTATGACCTACTACTTTGCTGACGCTATGGAGGAAGTTGACCGTGTGGCGGAGGACAAGGGGCTGAAAGAGTCTCTTGGACGGTACGCCATAGAGTCCGGGGCAATCATGGAGCAGGTATACCGCAAGAAGATGGAAGTACCGATTGAGAATATGAAACGGTTTTTAGACGGGATTTTACATATCCACGATGAGGGGCGCACAAAAATGTCGATGGGCGCACTTTTCGGGATAGTGGAGGAAGCCGAAGAAAGGCTATCCGAAAAAGAAAATTCCGTGGCACCTTGA
- a CDS encoding tyrosine-type recombinase/integrase — protein MAKGSVRKKGKKWYGRFYIEDESGRKVQKEFAGTDSKAETEAMLRKAIADYEEKQFVGKAENITVGDMLDMWVEEELKPGNLSNGTVMSYQGTVNRIKQYPIGKRKLKTVTADHLQAFIDFLSYGGTNPDGTTSKPMSKGYMLLFSAVLQNSFRFAVFPKKLITFNPMQYVKLRGRKQETDIFSDSEEDSSSIPTITHEQFQKLEEFLKAKDNPALLPVQIAYYTGLRIGEVCGLTWQDINLEEQYLTVRRSMRYNGTRHTTEVGTTKRSKVRTVDFCDTLAAILRAARTEQRKNRFRYGELYHLNYYKEVKEKGRTYYEVYSLQRTEEVPEDYKEISFVCLRADGAYEAPSTVGIMCRAAKKKVKGLEDFHFHTLRHTYTSNLLSGGAKPKDVQELLGHSDVSTTMNIYAHSTREAKRTSARLLDKVVGGE, from the coding sequence ATGGCAAAAGGTTCTGTAAGAAAGAAAGGCAAAAAGTGGTACGGACGCTTTTACATTGAAGATGAAAGCGGCAGAAAAGTGCAGAAAGAGTTTGCAGGCACAGATAGCAAGGCGGAGACAGAAGCCATGCTCCGCAAAGCGATAGCGGACTACGAGGAAAAGCAGTTTGTCGGGAAAGCGGAAAACATCACGGTAGGCGATATGCTGGATATGTGGGTAGAGGAAGAACTGAAACCCGGCAACTTAAGCAACGGGACGGTCATGTCCTATCAGGGAACGGTAAACCGTATCAAGCAATATCCCATTGGCAAACGCAAGCTGAAAACCGTGACCGCCGACCATTTGCAGGCGTTCATTGATTTTCTGAGCTATGGTGGGACAAACCCGGACGGGACAACTTCAAAGCCCATGAGCAAAGGATATATGCTCCTGTTCTCGGCGGTGCTGCAAAATTCCTTCCGCTTTGCGGTATTCCCGAAAAAACTGATTACCTTTAACCCTATGCAGTATGTGAAGCTGAGAGGCAGGAAGCAGGAAACGGATATTTTCTCGGATAGTGAGGAAGATTCTTCCAGTATTCCTACTATCACCCATGAGCAGTTCCAAAAGCTGGAGGAATTTCTCAAGGCAAAAGACAATCCCGCTTTGCTGCCTGTGCAGATAGCGTACTACACGGGGCTTCGTATCGGGGAAGTATGCGGCTTGACTTGGCAGGATATTAACCTTGAGGAACAATATCTTACGGTACGCCGCAGTATGCGCTATAACGGAACAAGGCACACAACCGAAGTGGGAACGACAAAGCGGAGCAAAGTCCGCACCGTTGATTTCTGTGATACGCTGGCGGCAATCCTGCGGGCGGCGAGAACAGAACAGCGCAAAAACCGTTTCCGCTACGGGGAGCTTTATCACCTGAACTACTATAAAGAAGTAAAGGAAAAAGGGCGCACCTATTATGAGGTTTACAGCCTGCAAAGGACAGAGGAAGTCCCGGAGGACTACAAGGAAATCTCCTTTGTCTGCCTGAGAGCAGACGGGGCGTATGAAGCGCCGAGTACGGTAGGGATTATGTGCAGGGCGGCGAAGAAGAAAGTGAAAGGGCTTGAAGATTTCCATTTCCACACGCTCCGCCACACCTACACAAGCAATCTGCTTTCCGGCGGTGCAAAACCGAAAGATGTGCAGGAACTTCTCGGACACTCTGATGTCAGTACCACAATGAACATCTACGCTCACTCTACAAGAGAAGCGAAGCGCACTTCCGCAAGGCTGCTGGATAAGGTGGTCGGCGGAGAATAA
- a CDS encoding AAA family ATPase — protein MNQGRIIVITGSPGTGKTTTASIVAKESDMDKSVHMHTDDFFHYLSKGAIPPHLPESNEQNLVVIEAFLEAAKRYARGGYDVIVDGIVGPWFLEPWKALVREHYEVHYIILRASKEETLKRAVERSKLDRKTNIELVETMWEQFCNLGIYESNVVDTTNYSIQETVSAVQEKIASRAALLS, from the coding sequence ATGAATCAAGGAAGAATTATTGTGATTACAGGCTCACCGGGGACAGGAAAAACAACAACTGCGTCAATTGTCGCAAAGGAATCAGATATGGATAAATCAGTGCATATGCACACCGATGACTTTTTTCATTACTTAAGCAAAGGCGCAATACCACCACATTTGCCAGAATCCAACGAGCAAAATCTGGTTGTCATTGAAGCCTTTTTAGAAGCTGCAAAGCGATATGCTCGTGGCGGATATGATGTAATTGTAGATGGGATTGTCGGGCCATGGTTTTTGGAGCCATGGAAAGCTCTTGTTCGGGAACATTATGAGGTGCATTATATTATTTTAAGGGCAAGTAAGGAAGAAACCTTAAAGCGGGCTGTTGAACGCTCAAAGTTAGACCGAAAAACAAATATCGAATTGGTAGAAACAATGTGGGAGCAATTTTGCAATCTGGGAATATATGAATCGAATGTTGTAGATACGACCAATTATTCCATTCAAGAAACTGTTTCCGCAGTACAAGAAAAAATCGCAAGTAGGGCAGCATTGTTGTCTTAG